A section of the Streptomyces xinghaiensis S187 genome encodes:
- a CDS encoding M20/M25/M40 family metallo-hydrolase: MSESHSAAATNGKVTGEDEVVDLCRDLIRIDTSNYGDHSGPGERAAAEYVAEKLAEVGLEPRIFESHPGRASTVARIEGEDPSRPALLIHGHTDVVPASPEDWTHHPFSGEIADGCVWGRGAVDMKDMDAMTLAVVRDRLRSGRKPPRDIVLAFLADEEAGGVYGARHLVDRHPDLFEGVTEAIGEVGGFSFTVNENLRLYLVETAQKGMHWMRLTVDGTAGHGSMTNTDNAITELCEAVGRLGRHRFPVRVTKTVRSFLDELSDALGTPLDPEDMDETLAKLGGIAKIIGATLRNTAAPTMLGAGYKVNVIPGQATAHVDGRFLPGYEEEFLADLDRVLGPRVKREDVHTDKALETGFDGSLVDAMRYALKAEDPIAHAVPYCLSGGTDAKSFDDLGIRCFGFAPLKLPPELDFAGMFHGVDERVPVDGLTFGVRVLDRFLDRC; encoded by the coding sequence GTGAGCGAGTCGCATTCCGCCGCGGCGACCAACGGCAAGGTCACCGGCGAGGACGAGGTCGTGGATCTCTGCCGGGACCTGATCCGCATCGACACCAGCAACTACGGGGACCACTCCGGGCCGGGCGAGCGCGCCGCCGCCGAGTACGTCGCGGAGAAACTCGCCGAAGTCGGCCTGGAACCGCGGATCTTCGAGTCGCACCCCGGCCGCGCCTCGACCGTGGCGCGGATCGAGGGCGAGGACCCCTCCCGGCCCGCGCTGCTCATCCACGGCCACACCGACGTCGTCCCGGCCAGCCCGGAGGACTGGACGCACCACCCCTTCTCCGGCGAGATCGCCGACGGCTGCGTCTGGGGCCGCGGCGCCGTCGACATGAAGGACATGGACGCGATGACGCTCGCCGTCGTCCGCGACCGGCTGCGCAGCGGACGGAAGCCCCCGCGCGACATCGTGCTGGCGTTCCTCGCCGACGAGGAGGCCGGCGGCGTGTACGGGGCGCGGCATCTCGTCGACCGCCACCCGGACCTCTTCGAGGGGGTCACGGAGGCCATCGGGGAGGTCGGCGGCTTCTCCTTCACGGTCAACGAGAACCTCCGGCTCTACCTGGTGGAGACCGCGCAGAAGGGCATGCACTGGATGCGCCTCACCGTGGACGGCACCGCCGGCCACGGCTCGATGACCAACACGGACAACGCCATCACCGAGCTCTGCGAGGCGGTCGGCCGGCTCGGCCGGCACCGGTTCCCGGTGCGGGTCACCAAGACCGTGCGGTCCTTCCTCGACGAGCTGTCCGACGCGCTGGGCACCCCGCTCGACCCGGAGGACATGGACGAGACCCTCGCCAAGCTCGGCGGCATCGCCAAGATCATCGGCGCGACGCTCCGCAACACGGCGGCCCCCACCATGCTCGGCGCCGGCTACAAGGTGAACGTGATCCCCGGGCAGGCCACCGCGCACGTCGACGGGCGCTTCCTCCCCGGATACGAGGAGGAGTTCCTCGCCGATCTCGACCGCGTCCTCGGCCCGCGGGTGAAGCGCGAGGACGTGCACACCGACAAGGCCCTGGAGACCGGCTTCGACGGCTCCCTGGTCGACGCCATGCGGTACGCGCTGAAGGCCGAGGACCCGATCGCGCACGCCGTGCCGTACTGCCTGTCCGGCGGCACGGACGCCAAGTCCTTCGACGACCTCGGCATCCGCTGCTTCGGCTTCGCGCCGCTGAAGCTCCCGCCGGAGCTGGACTTCGCCGGCATGTTCCACGGCGTCGACGAGCGGGTGCCGGTGGACGGTCTCACCTTCGGTGTCCGGGTGCTCGACCGGTTCCTCGACCGCTGCTGA
- a CDS encoding aldo/keto reductase: MEQRHLGRTGLRVSRIGLGTLTWGRDTGEHDAAEQLKAFWDAGGTLVDTADVYADGAAEYLLGRFLADLVPRRDLVVATKAGSVPDPERRFDGSRGHLLAALDASLERLGTDHVDLWQVHAFDPGTPLEETLQALDIAVTSGRARYVGVSNYSGWQLAKAATWQLGVPGRTRLASTQMEYSLVQRGVEREVLPAARDLGVGLLPSSPLGRGVLTGKYRHTTPADSRGASAHMSGFVAPYLDESAGRIVDAVAIAADGLATTPLHVALAWVRDQPGVVAPIVGARTAQQLTTALSVEALSLPDEICRALDDVSAPLHRYPDQDWSTL; the protein is encoded by the coding sequence ATGGAGCAGAGGCATCTCGGCCGAACCGGCCTGCGGGTATCGCGGATCGGGCTCGGCACCCTCACCTGGGGCCGTGACACCGGCGAGCACGACGCCGCCGAGCAGCTCAAGGCGTTCTGGGACGCCGGCGGGACCCTGGTCGACACGGCCGACGTCTACGCCGACGGCGCGGCGGAGTATCTCCTCGGCCGGTTCCTGGCGGACCTCGTCCCGCGCCGCGACCTCGTCGTCGCGACCAAGGCCGGCAGCGTCCCCGATCCGGAGCGGCGCTTCGACGGCTCGCGCGGCCATCTGCTGGCCGCCCTCGACGCCTCCCTGGAGCGGCTCGGCACCGACCACGTCGACCTGTGGCAGGTCCACGCCTTCGATCCGGGAACCCCGCTGGAGGAGACGCTGCAGGCCCTGGACATCGCGGTGACCAGCGGACGCGCCCGGTACGTGGGCGTCTCCAACTACAGCGGGTGGCAGCTCGCCAAGGCGGCGACCTGGCAGCTCGGCGTGCCCGGCCGCACCCGGCTGGCCAGCACGCAGATGGAGTACTCCCTGGTGCAGCGCGGCGTCGAGCGGGAGGTGCTGCCCGCCGCACGGGACCTCGGGGTGGGGCTGCTGCCCTCGTCGCCGCTGGGCCGCGGCGTGCTCACCGGCAAGTACCGGCACACCACACCGGCCGACTCGCGCGGCGCCTCGGCCCACATGTCCGGCTTCGTCGCGCCGTATCTCGACGAGTCGGCGGGGCGGATCGTGGACGCGGTCGCCATCGCGGCCGACGGCCTGGCCACCACCCCGCTGCACGTCGCCCTCGCCTGGGTCCGCGACCAGCCCGGTGTGGTGGCCCCGATCGTCGGCGCCCGGACGGCACAGCAGCTCACGACGGCGCTGTCAGTGGAAGCGCTTAGTCTTCCCGACGAGATCTGCCGCGCGCTCGACGACGTGTCGGCGCCCCTGCACCGCTATCCCGACCAGGACTGGAGCACGCTGTGA
- a CDS encoding chaplin, producing the protein MIKKVVAVAAAAGGLMLAGAGVAAADSGALGSATDSPGIASGNAVQVPVNLPVNVCGTTVSVVGVLNPAFGNACSP; encoded by the coding sequence ATGATCAAGAAGGTCGTGGCCGTCGCCGCTGCCGCCGGCGGACTCATGCTCGCCGGTGCGGGTGTGGCTGCCGCCGACTCCGGTGCCCTGGGCTCCGCCACGGACTCCCCGGGTATCGCTTCGGGCAACGCGGTCCAGGTTCCGGTGAACCTGCCGGTGAACGTGTGCGGCACGACGGTCTCCGTGGTCGGCGTCCTGAACCCCGCCTTCGGCAACGCCTGCTCACCCTGA
- a CDS encoding DUF5703 family protein produces MPEYEFRDVYVPRGVSRHAATRLLTDHAEYGHWELDRLLLMRDGSRRVRLRRRIIRQVRATW; encoded by the coding sequence ATGCCGGAATATGAATTTCGTGACGTGTATGTGCCGCGCGGGGTCTCCCGCCACGCGGCGACCCGCCTGCTGACCGACCACGCCGAGTACGGGCACTGGGAACTGGACCGACTTCTGCTCATGCGCGACGGCAGCCGCAGGGTGCGGCTGCGCCGCCGGATCATCCGTCAGGTCCGCGCCACCTGGTAG
- a CDS encoding chaplin, with protein MRHVARKSLITAAAAGGVLAATAGYACADSSAEGGAANSPGVLSGNSVQAPVNAPVNICGTTASVVGLLNPATGNDCGGSGNGPRAQGATSDSGGIASGNSVQVPVNAPVNACGTGVSVIGVGDSVRDNDCTGSSGSGVPGSPGIPGGPGSPGEPGGEEPGGPGEPGDPGNPGEPGDPGGEDPFGEEPGGEEPGGPGGPETAEGGGETPAGEETTLVDQPEGIETLAETGSDSLAVTLPLSAGLLIGGALLYRRSRVKA; from the coding sequence ATGCGACATGTCGCGAGGAAGAGCCTGATCACCGCAGCGGCCGCGGGCGGCGTACTCGCCGCCACCGCCGGCTACGCCTGCGCTGACTCGAGCGCCGAGGGAGGCGCCGCGAACTCGCCGGGGGTCCTCTCCGGCAACTCCGTCCAGGCGCCGGTCAACGCGCCCGTCAACATCTGCGGTACCACCGCCAGTGTCGTCGGCCTGCTGAACCCCGCCACGGGCAACGACTGCGGCGGCTCGGGCAACGGTCCGCGGGCCCAGGGGGCCACCAGTGACTCCGGGGGCATCGCCTCCGGCAACTCGGTCCAGGTCCCGGTCAACGCCCCGGTGAACGCCTGCGGCACCGGTGTGAGCGTCATCGGCGTGGGAGACAGCGTCCGGGACAACGACTGCACCGGGAGCTCGGGCTCGGGAGTCCCGGGCAGCCCGGGGATTCCGGGCGGCCCGGGCAGCCCCGGTGAGCCGGGCGGCGAGGAGCCGGGCGGCCCGGGTGAGCCGGGAGACCCGGGCAACCCCGGCGAACCGGGAGACCCGGGCGGGGAAGACCCGTTCGGGGAGGAGCCGGGCGGCGAGGAGCCGGGCGGGCCGGGCGGTCCGGAGACCGCCGAGGGCGGTGGCGAGACGCCGGCCGGCGAGGAGACCACCCTGGTCGACCAGCCCGAGGGCATCGAGACCCTCGCCGAAACGGGCAGCGACTCGCTGGCGGTCACCCTGCCGCTCAGCGCGGGGCTTCTCATCGGTGGCGCGCTGCTCTACCGGCGGTCCCGGGTCAAGGCCTGA
- a CDS encoding LLM class F420-dependent oxidoreductase, which produces MRLGINLGYWGAGMDADNLAVAREADRLGYSVCWAAEAYGSDAPTVLAWVAAQTERIDIGSAILQIPARTPAMTAMTAATLDSLSGGRFRLGLGVSGPQVSEGWYGVKFDKPLARTREYVEIVRKAMSRERLTHEGEHWTLPLPGGPGKALKLTVHPVREEVPLYIAAIGPKNLEQTGEIADGALVLFFAPEHAEETTLGALRAGREKAGRTMDGFDLVPTVPMALGDDVDALADIFRPYTALYVGGMGSAKQNFYNKLARRMGYEKEAAEIQEKYLAGDKQGAAAAVPRELIDSTSLLGPVERIADRMQAYAAAGVTTLSLTPAGFTLDERIAALRAGVEALERAGLA; this is translated from the coding sequence ATGCGGCTCGGCATCAACCTCGGCTACTGGGGCGCCGGTATGGACGCCGACAACCTCGCGGTCGCCCGCGAGGCCGACCGGCTCGGCTACTCCGTCTGCTGGGCGGCGGAGGCCTACGGTTCCGACGCCCCCACGGTGCTGGCCTGGGTCGCGGCGCAGACCGAACGGATCGACATCGGCTCCGCGATCCTCCAGATACCGGCGCGCACCCCCGCCATGACGGCGATGACGGCCGCCACCCTGGACTCCCTCTCCGGCGGCCGCTTCCGCCTCGGCCTGGGCGTCTCCGGCCCGCAGGTCTCCGAGGGCTGGTACGGCGTGAAGTTCGACAAGCCGCTGGCCCGCACCCGCGAGTACGTCGAGATCGTCCGCAAGGCGATGTCCCGCGAACGGCTGACCCACGAGGGCGAGCACTGGACGCTGCCGCTCCCCGGCGGCCCCGGCAAGGCGCTCAAGCTCACTGTGCACCCGGTGCGCGAGGAGGTGCCGCTGTACATAGCGGCGATCGGCCCGAAGAACCTGGAACAGACCGGCGAGATCGCCGACGGCGCCCTGGTGCTCTTCTTCGCGCCGGAGCACGCGGAGGAGACGACCCTGGGCGCGCTCCGCGCGGGCCGTGAGAAGGCCGGCCGGACGATGGACGGCTTCGACCTGGTGCCCACCGTCCCGATGGCCCTCGGGGACGACGTGGACGCGCTGGCGGACATCTTCCGCCCCTACACCGCGCTCTACGTGGGCGGCATGGGCAGCGCGAAGCAGAACTTCTACAACAAGCTCGCCCGGCGCATGGGGTACGAGAAGGAGGCCGCCGAGATCCAGGAGAAGTACCTGGCCGGCGACAAGCAGGGCGCCGCCGCGGCCGTCCCGCGCGAACTCATCGACTCGACCTCGCTGCTCGGCCCCGTCGAGCGCATCGCCGACCGCATGCAGGCCTACGCCGCGGCCGGGGTCACCACCCTGTCGCTCACCCCGGCGGGCTTCACCCTCGACGAGCGGATCGCCGCCCTGCGCGCGGGCGTCGAGGCCCTGGAGCGGGCCGGCCTGGCCTGA
- a CDS encoding helix-hairpin-helix domain-containing protein, with product MTTDRPAGETAAAAPAPEEAPAPAGTPAPAPAPPAGEGTARPSPSAEALAAAVRAVESGERPASAFFSEPRPAARPSAAAAQPGSAAGSGPASGSGGSGPVPRPESSGGGPVPGAAAVPGARPPSAERAARSATVREVLAAGGAPETLAEPVADLLGERAADVLREDPWQLLAVPGVQPEQADGFARALLGPEAGPGDERRAQALTAWLLERAALRGHTALEPSALSEALARQAVPDPEAALHEAIAGGAVLVFQDALDAPGPAGPGAAPRPMGAPEGEEAEQPVRVLLGLDRYALAEESLADGLGRIAGGFGPDGTPGSGPDAAAWEAAAEAAPSPSAAELIRAAAGHGLVAHTGGETARAEPLALVAAARALGLRAWAAVHSPAGCRRAAAPLTASAAPDATERPEGLERPDAAVGAAGGEDADGAVVTVAGLLAGGEGPGRDPEGALELDLLVVLDAPQLDVETAAMLAESLPDGARLVLSGDPGVLWSAGPGKVFADLLSSGFCPRVTSRTPDPGPIGELVSAIGVGELPSVEAPGKEVVIVPVRDAGEAVHRTVQLVADSVPRAIGVSPEQTQVITPGHAGAAGTRALNAALKERLNPGPGRFGGFDPGDRVVYTPAPGRALTGTVVSADAEGLRLEGDGGRMTVPRERVAAGAVRHGWALTAHQAAGTTWPAAVVVLPGDAARALTRAWVYTAFGRAERHLSVVHGVEQALPRAVAEVPVTERTTRLRTLLRALTPPPAQG from the coding sequence GTGACCACGGACCGCCCCGCCGGCGAGACCGCTGCCGCCGCCCCGGCACCGGAGGAGGCCCCCGCCCCCGCCGGTACACCGGCACCGGCACCGGCACCGCCCGCCGGGGAGGGCACCGCCCGGCCGTCGCCGTCGGCCGAGGCGCTGGCCGCCGCCGTGCGGGCCGTGGAGAGCGGGGAGCGGCCCGCCTCCGCCTTCTTCAGCGAACCCCGTCCCGCCGCCCGGCCCTCCGCCGCGGCGGCGCAGCCCGGCTCCGCGGCCGGATCCGGCCCCGCCTCGGGGTCCGGCGGCTCCGGGCCCGTACCCCGGCCGGAGAGCAGCGGAGGCGGGCCCGTGCCCGGCGCGGCCGCGGTGCCCGGCGCCCGGCCGCCCTCGGCGGAGCGGGCGGCCCGGAGCGCCACGGTGCGGGAGGTGCTGGCCGCGGGCGGGGCCCCGGAGACGCTGGCGGAGCCGGTGGCGGATCTCCTCGGAGAGCGGGCCGCGGACGTCCTCCGCGAGGACCCCTGGCAGCTGCTCGCCGTGCCGGGCGTCCAGCCGGAGCAGGCGGACGGTTTCGCGCGCGCCCTGCTCGGACCGGAGGCCGGACCGGGGGACGAGCGCCGGGCCCAGGCGCTGACCGCCTGGCTTCTGGAGCGCGCCGCGCTCCGGGGGCACACGGCCCTGGAGCCCTCGGCGCTGAGTGAGGCCCTGGCCCGGCAGGCGGTGCCCGACCCCGAGGCGGCGCTGCACGAGGCGATCGCGGGCGGCGCGGTGCTCGTCTTCCAGGACGCCCTCGACGCCCCCGGCCCGGCGGGCCCGGGCGCCGCGCCCCGCCCCATGGGCGCGCCGGAGGGCGAGGAGGCGGAGCAGCCGGTCCGGGTGCTGCTGGGGCTCGACCGCTACGCCCTGGCCGAGGAGAGCCTCGCGGACGGCCTGGGCCGGATCGCGGGCGGCTTCGGCCCGGACGGCACCCCCGGCTCCGGTCCGGACGCCGCCGCCTGGGAGGCGGCCGCGGAGGCCGCGCCGTCACCGTCCGCCGCCGAGCTGATCCGGGCGGCGGCCGGTCACGGTCTGGTGGCGCACACGGGCGGGGAGACGGCGCGCGCCGAGCCGCTCGCCCTGGTCGCGGCCGCGCGCGCCCTTGGCCTGCGCGCCTGGGCCGCCGTGCACAGCCCGGCGGGATGCCGGCGGGCCGCCGCTCCGCTCACCGCGTCCGCCGCCCCGGACGCGACGGAGAGGCCGGAGGGGCTGGAGCGGCCGGACGCCGCGGTCGGCGCGGCCGGGGGCGAGGACGCGGACGGAGCCGTGGTGACGGTCGCCGGGCTGCTCGCGGGCGGTGAGGGCCCGGGGCGGGATCCGGAGGGTGCGCTGGAGCTGGATCTGCTCGTCGTCCTCGACGCGCCGCAGCTCGATGTGGAGACGGCCGCGATGCTGGCCGAGTCCCTGCCGGACGGAGCCCGGCTGGTGCTCAGCGGTGACCCGGGCGTGCTCTGGTCGGCCGGTCCGGGCAAGGTGTTCGCGGATCTGCTGTCCTCCGGCTTCTGCCCCCGCGTCACCTCCCGCACCCCGGACCCGGGTCCGATCGGCGAGCTGGTGTCGGCGATCGGCGTCGGCGAGCTGCCCTCGGTGGAGGCACCCGGCAAGGAGGTGGTGATCGTGCCGGTGCGGGACGCCGGGGAGGCCGTGCACCGCACCGTGCAACTGGTCGCCGACTCCGTACCGCGCGCGATCGGGGTGTCTCCGGAGCAGACCCAGGTCATCACCCCCGGCCACGCCGGAGCGGCCGGCACCCGCGCGCTGAACGCGGCCCTCAAGGAGCGGCTCAACCCGGGACCGGGGCGGTTCGGCGGCTTCGACCCGGGCGACCGGGTGGTGTACACCCCGGCTCCGGGCCGGGCCCTGACCGGCACCGTGGTCTCGGCCGACGCCGAGGGCCTGCGGCTGGAGGGGGACGGCGGCCGGATGACGGTGCCGCGCGAACGGGTCGCGGCCGGGGCCGTGCGGCACGGCTGGGCCCTCACCGCGCACCAGGCGGCCGGAACCACCTGGCCCGCGGCCGTGGTGGTCCTGCCCGGGGACGCCGCGCGGGCGCTGACCCGGGCCTGGGTCTACACGGCCTTCGGGCGGGCCGAGCGCCATCTGTCGGTGGTGCACGGCGTGGAGCAGGCGCTGCCCCGAGCGGTGGCCGAGGTGCCGGTGACGGAGCGCACCACCCGGCTGCGGACCCTGCTGCGCGCTCTCACCCCACCGCCCGCCCAGGGCTGA